A genomic stretch from Plasmodium reichenowi strain SY57 chromosome 4, whole genome shotgun sequence includes:
- a CDS encoding methyltransferase, putative, whose amino-acid sequence MFTFSSFKKVLLGVTFANVSVIGSCFYIYKKNRPLNDETLEVPNEKFRIRIFDTLAKEYDEKNDFIEKITSINKYRRKNFRKVRGIVLEIGAGSGRNISYLKNVDVLVCVEKSEEMCKVLKDKVDKIKPPFSVYIIKDDIKNKIFKPNIFDNVISSFTLCSLEYVNESLQNIYNVMKSNGKFYLIERGIIYHKTLRYVLEKLKLYPNKKIPWEYGYYENRYPIDILKNNNFSIIFKVIKNAGSIYVLIAKKNKYNNNNNIPLNDHNIIKPNINKIISNDQHVNKNHQDNSQKTQNINTISKVSKNNFDIHDILYKPNMVTNIYHSYIFEK is encoded by the exons ATGTTCACATTTTCTTCCTTTAAAAAG GTTTTATTAGGGGTGACATTTGCGAATGTTAGTGTTATAGGTAGctgtttttatatatataaaaagaatagACCTTTGAATGATGAAACTTTAGAAGTACCGAATGAAAAATTTCGTATAAGAATATTCGATACTTTAGCAAAAGAATATGATGAGAAAAATGATTTTATAGAAAAGATTACtagtataaataaatatcgAAGAAAGAATTTTAGAAAAGTTCGAGGAATAGTATTAGAGATTGGTGCTGGTTCTGGTCgtaatatttcatatttaaaaaatgttgaTGTATTAGTATGCGTTGAAAAAAGTGAAGAAATGTGTAAAGTATTAAAAGATAAGgttgataaaataaaaccaCCTTTCtctgtatatataataaaagatgatattaaaaataaaatattcaaacctaatatttttgataaTGTTATTTCTTCCTTTACCTTATGTTCATTAGAATATGTAAATGAAAGcttacaaaatatttataatgttATGAAAAGTAACGGTAAGTTTTATCTTATAGAAAGAGGAATCATATATCACAAAACACTTCGATATGTTTTGGAAAAATTGAAACTATATcctaataaaaaaattccTTGGGAATATGgttattatgaaaatagATATCCTAtagatattttaaaaaataataacttctccataatttttaaagtTATCAAAAATGCTGGAAGTATTTATGTACTCATAgccaaaaaaaataaatataacaataataataatatccctttaaatgatcataatataataaaaccaaacataaataaaatcatCAGTAATGACCAACATGTGAATAAAAACCATCAAGATAATTCACAAAAAAcacaaaatattaatacaatATCAAAGGTTTCTAAAAACAATTTTGATATTcatgatatattatataaaccTAATATGGTTACCAATATATATCATTCGTATATCTTTGagaaataa
- a CDS encoding peptidyl-tRNA hydrolase 2, putative — MSSDNKVINNLQNERYDNIALFVAFLCGLILGLVINYYKSMKKKVIKIKEVCETFDLKYKTDCKMVFCVRTDIKMTKGKICSQCCHACLSVYEKILKRNNKIKDELQQKNSLTYFDVWKKTGQKKIVLKISSLEEMFEIESKAQKENLITSIIVDAGRTQIEPNTETVIAIEPVPDEIVNKITGDLKLL; from the exons ATGAGTTCTGATAATAAAGTAATAAACAATTTACAAAATGAGAGATATGACAACATTGCGTTGTTCGTTGCTTTTTTGTGTGGACTCATCCTTGGGTTAGTAATAAATTACTATAAAAgtatgaagaaaaaagtgataaaaataaaggaGGTTTGTGAGACGTTCGATTTAAAATACAAAACTGACTGTAAGATGGTTTTTTGTGTAAGAACGG ATATCAAAATGACAAAGGGAAAAATATGCTCACAATGTTGTCACGCTTGCCTATCCgtatatgaaaaaattttaaaaagaaataacaaaattaaagatgaattacaacaaaaaaatagtTTAACCTATTTTGATGTGTGGAAAAAAACTggacaaaaaaaaattgttcttaaaatatca AGCTTAGAAGAAATGTTTGAAATAGAAAGCAAAGCTCAAAAGGAGAATCTTATAACGTCCATAATTGTTGATGCg GGGCGCACACAAATTGAACCTAATACAGAAACAGTCATTGCTATCGAACCAG tacCTGATGAAATTGTGAATAAAATAACTGGAGATTTAAAACTTTTATAA
- a CDS encoding transcription factor, putative: protein MFFTSKFLFNKNVNNDETFDSRSKHSDDEEDEGYDKSGLKEENNNIKKKNNSKKKEKRKDGHKNKDTNIDLNNADTDKNKNKNMKKLSQELENINKEKKKVHFEEDEITSEELLNYFIKSYKNKINIENDELCQILTGKKYYDIERLAKNATEITQYDLKNKNIQKNKQSYCKTCGYIYNYDDYMYLFMKYFQLLNIKNHNEFSYDIMKCIYCGSVLGDIEILFNQFNNNENYIELYSYREKYIFDKNKKDYWKNKITAFNKNTSLFKEEEKTAYNITYEKCLDCGNDFLHFINIQTRSADEGSTIIYFCPNCKKQTTVNN from the coding sequence atgttttTTACAAGTaagtttttatttaataaaaatgtaaataatgatgaaacGTTCGACAGTAGAAGTAAACACAGTGATGATGAAGAGGACGAAGGGTATGACAAAAGTGGTTTAAAAGAagagaataataatataaagaaaaaaaataatagtaaaaagaaagaaaaaaggaaagatggacataaaaataaagatacGAATATAGATTTGAATAATGCTGATActgataaaaataaaaataaaaatatgaagaaattAAGTCAGGaattagaaaatattaataaagaaaagaaaaaggtTCATTTTGAAGAAGATGAAATAACATCagaagaattattaaattattttattaaatcatataaaaataaaataaatatagagAATGATGAATTGTGTCAAATATTAACAggaaagaaatattatgatattgAGCGACTAGCTAAAAATGCAACAGAAATAACACAATATGATTtgaagaataaaaatattcaaaaaaataaacaatcCTATTGTAAAACATgtggatatatatataattatgatgattatatgtatttatttatgaaatattttcaattattaaatattaaaaatcATAATGAATTTTCATATGATATTATGAAGTGTATATATTGTGGATCAGTATTGGGAgatatagaaatattatttaaccaatttaataataatgaaaattatatagaattatattcttatagggaaaaatatatattcgataaaaataaaaaggattattggaaaaataaaattacggcatttaataaaaatacatcattatttaaagaagaagaaaaaacTGCATATAACATCACATATGAAAAATGTTTAGATTGTGGAAATGActttttacattttataaatatacaaacaAGGAGTGCAGATGAAGGTTCAACgattatttatttctgtccaaattgtaaaaaacaaacaacagttaataattaa
- a CDS encoding hypothetical protein (conserved Plasmodium protein, unknown function), with the protein MYSYMQRNINKINNVKNVILKKKEWLINSHMVNNNIERNEMCLSNNDNSFILFNESFINILNKNQIIYEMRRDRGGTVRRKLSREKKKTQKKQKKDSTDVHK; encoded by the coding sequence ATGTATTCCTATATGCAgagaaatattaataaaataaataatgtcAAGAATGTTATactgaaaaaaaaagaatggCTGATAAATTCTCATATGGTTAATAACAACATCGAAAGGAATGAAATGTGTTTAagtaataatgataattcatttattctttttaatgaatcctttataaatatattaaataaaaatcaaatTATTTATGAAATGAGACGTGATAGAGGAGGTACTGTAAGAAGAAAGTTGAGtagagaaaaaaaaaaaacacaaaagaaacaaaaaaaagatagTACCGATGTTCATAAATAA
- a CDS encoding mitochondrial carrier protein, putative: MEKRTINIQNIVYSSSVSSVFVSLICTPLDVIKNYIQYNNNISFDKKYIVKKITKKKKNKLIKFNSFYYQTFKNIYNNYGIKAIYRGLVSTTNLYVINNTLFFYVYEELKDKGIPYYLSATISRFISIIVTSPLELYKTNIQANVCSSYKVSIFDIFKDKQNRKVKINLYKGITSTLVRDIPFSAIYWSLNEYFVSYIKKQDAEYEKRKNFVKKFVYPFICGCLSSTITTFITHPLDIIKTNLQARCIDIIHKSDFDYKKIKNYDMYTKNKTYNFYNICQNNLYNNKYICDVKVNNFAHNNHRSIYYKYGSSKYGCNTYNYKYYNYFKLSNHNNYNIFSVSKLIFKRHGIKGFYIGIFPRLVKIVPTCAILFSTYHYFNY; encoded by the exons ATGGAAAAGAGGACGATAAATATTCAAAACATAGTATATAGTAGTTCAGTATCAA GTGTTTTTGTTAGCCTTATATGCACACCCCTTGATGTCATAAAGAACTACATACagtataataataacataagTTTTGACAAGAAATAcattgtaaaaaaaataacaaagaaaaaaaagaacaaacttataaaattcaactctttttattaccagacatttaaaaatatatataataattatggGATTAAGGCTATATATAGAG GCCTTGTTTCAACTACAAATCTATAcgttataaataataccttatttttttacgTATATGAAGAACTAAAAGATAAAGGTATTCCATATTATTTGAGTGCAACAATTTCTCGCTTTATATCTATAATAGTTACATCTCCTTTggaattatataaaacaaatattcAAGCGAATGTTTGTAGTAGCTATAAAGTAAGcatttttgatatatttaaagataaacaaaatcgaaaagtaaaaattaatttatataaaggAATAACATCTACTCTTGTTAGAGATATACCTTTCTCTGCTATATATTGGTCACTTAATGAATATTTTGTtagttatataaaaaagcAAGATGCtgaatatgaaaaaaggaaaaattttgttaaaaaatTTGTATATCCATTTATATGTGGTTGTTTGAGTAGTACTATTACTACATTTATTACACATCCTTTGGATATTATTAAGACAAATTTACAAGCAAGATGTATTgatattattcataaaagtgattttgattataaaaaaattaaaaattatgatatgTATACAAAGAATAAAACTTATAATttctataatatttgtcagaataatttatataataataaatatatatgtgatgTTAAAGTTAATAATTTTGCACATAATAACCATAGatctatatattataaatatggaTCTAGTAAATATGGTTGTAATACATATAactataaatattataattactTTAAATTAAgtaatcataataattataatatattttctgTATCCAAacttatttttaaaagacATGGAATTAAAGGATTCTACATTGGTATCTTTCCCAGGTTAGTAAAAATAGTACCAACATGTGCAATCCTCTTCTCAACATATCATTATT